The following is a genomic window from Chitinophaga caseinilytica.
TTACGTAGACCGCCTGCGCGACGAGCTGAAGGCCGAGTTCGGCGAAGTGAGCGGCATCATCGGCATCGGTGGCGGTTCTACCATGGACATGGCCAAAGCCGTGGCCCTCATGATGACCAACCCCGGCTCTTCGGCCGATTACCAGGGTTGGGACCTCGTGAAACAGCCCGCAGTTTATAAAGTAGGCATCCCCACACTGTCCGGCACCGGCGCCGAAGTGAGCCGGACCACCGTGCTCACCGGGCCTACCCGCAAACTGGGCATGAATTCCGACTACACACCGTTCGACCAGATCGTGCTCGACCCCGCGCTCATCCACAACGCACCGGTGAACCAGCGCTTCTATACCGCCATGGATTGCTACATCCATTGCATCGAATCCCTGGAAGGCACGTTCCTCAACGCTTTCAGCCGTTCTTACGGTGAAAAGGCCCTGGAGCTCTGCCAGGAAATTTACCTGAAGAAAGACCGCTGGGACGAAGACTCCGACGAAAAACTCATGATGGCCTCCTACGCTGGCGGCATGAGCATCGCATACTCGCAGGTAGGCGTGGCGCACGCAGTGAGCTACGGCCTCAGCTACCTCCTCGGCACCAAACACGGCGTGGGCAACTGCATCGTGTTCGACAAACTGGAGGAATTCTATCCCGCCGGTGTGAAGGAATTCAAGCAGATGGTAGACAAACACCAGGTGGAAATCCCGCAGCACATCACCAAAGGCCTCAGCGACGCCGATTTCGACACGATGATCGACGTATCCATGGGCCTGGCGCCGCTTTGGGAAAACGCACTGGGTAAAGACTGGCAAACACAAATGACCCGCGACCGCCTGCGCAAGCTATACGAAAAACTGTAAGCCGCGCGCGCGAAAGTATATCCAATGAGGCTGCAGACGCTCCGGCGATGCAGCCTCTTTTTTCAAAACCCGAACTCATGGACAAACTCGAAAAACTCACCCGGGATTACGCCGCCGTGCTGGAAAAAGTGAAAGAACGCCGCGCCGCCTGGCAGCAAAAGGCAAAGCCGTTCCTCATCCAGTACCTGAACGAAATAACGGCCCGCTTTCCCCTCAAATGGAAAACCGGTGCTAACGAAATGATGCAGGGCCTGGAAGCAGTGTACCTCCTGTTCGATCACGAGCCCAGCGGCATCGTAGAGCAATCGCCGTTCAGCGTGGTAC
Proteins encoded in this region:
- a CDS encoding iron-containing alcohol dehydrogenase family protein, whose protein sequence is MKFRNFKLVGYVIFGRGAFSQLDEIIAPRRKGDAPMIFFVDHFFEGNEPFLSRIPLRGKDKVVFIDVTHEPKTTYVDRLRDELKAEFGEVSGIIGIGGGSTMDMAKAVALMMTNPGSSADYQGWDLVKQPAVYKVGIPTLSGTGAEVSRTTVLTGPTRKLGMNSDYTPFDQIVLDPALIHNAPVNQRFYTAMDCYIHCIESLEGTFLNAFSRSYGEKALELCQEIYLKKDRWDEDSDEKLMMASYAGGMSIAYSQVGVAHAVSYGLSYLLGTKHGVGNCIVFDKLEEFYPAGVKEFKQMVDKHQVEIPQHITKGLSDADFDTMIDVSMGLAPLWENALGKDWQTQMTRDRLRKLYEKL